One part of the Vicia villosa cultivar HV-30 ecotype Madison, WI linkage group LG6, Vvil1.0, whole genome shotgun sequence genome encodes these proteins:
- the LOC131611625 gene encoding uncharacterized protein LOC131611625: MSRAPLLIKDLVQGNQVWKMLIRVIDVWVVKEKTGSQHLEFIIQDGKGDRIHAISRSRDFQDWIEQVKEHETYSLYNGEPVINDGPFKVCSNPLKLLFNGGTTMTNLEIPEIPRHRYNFHPIADFLKGSYKPDMLYDVIGVFQDVLKTQMGGGGRKSCVNITLRDIEGNVIEVALWDDYCKQFMNYNTPGKMVGPTIIVLTHAWCMINTVSGARSLSNAWSGSRLLINVEHPQIDEFKVSYGGTENSNAPSLSLTCESSFQSANKSWTNLNEVKSIRAIKEGKKDCFATTIGTTKHFKASRFGRFFESCPGCRSSNKSQGETFECACGITNVEPVTKFKVEVELEYDNYKGTFVFWDKDVIPYTKLSAKELRAVMKEAGEENPTIWPIHLDVLLNKQMVFRVKYQSSFEQFSIVAILNDDNLFNTFDNHLCPNELTSNAAVVGNESNTPTDHPIQPIVTHSDDLELTAQPALDANCSGSPTASSSSTPAKRVAASTYVNEPILAAELTPKQSATKAKAGKKIKHIKKE, translated from the exons aAGGGTTATTGAtgtgtgggttgttaaggaaaaAACAGGATCACAACACCTTGAGTTCATCATTCAAGATGGAAAG GGTGATCGGATTCATGCCATCTCTAGGAGCAGAGACTTCCAAGATTGGATCGAACAAGTCAAAGAGCATGAAACATATTCCCTCTATAATGGAGAGCCTGTTATCAATGATGGACCTTTCAAAGTGTGTTCTAACCCACTAAAACTTCTATTCAACGGAGGTACTACCATGACCAATTTGGAAATACCAGAAATACCGAGACACAGATACAACTTTCACCCTATTGCAGATTTTCTCAAGGGAAGCTACAAACCTGACATGTTATACG ATGTGATTGGTGTTTTTCAAGATGTGCTTAAGACGCAAATGGGTGGTGGTGGAAGGAAGTCTTGCGTCAATATCACTCTGCGTGATATTGAAGGAAACGTGATCGAGGTTGCCTTGTGGGATGATTACTGCAAACAGTTTATGAACTACAATACCCCTGGCAAGATGGTTGGTCCTACTATTATTGTCTTGACACATGCGTGGTGCATGATAAACACAG TTTCTGGAGCACGGAGTCTCTCAAATGCATGGAGTGGCTCAAGACTTCTCATTAATGTGGAACATCCCCAAATTGATGAATTCAAAGTAAG CTATGGAGGAACTGAAAATTCCAATGCGCCTTCGCTGTCCTTGACTTGTGAATCTTCCTTTCAATCTGCTAACAAAAGTTGGACCAACCTCAACGAAGTCAAAAGTATCCGTGCAATCAAGGAAGGAAAGAAG GACTGTTTCGCAACCACCATTGGAACTACAAAACATTTCAAAGCTTCCAGGTTTGGCCGGTTTTTTGAGTCATGCCCGGGCTGCAGATCATCTAACAAGTCACAAGGTGAAACTTTTGAATGTGCATGCGGAATTACCAATGTCGAACCCGTAACCAA ATTCAAAGTTGAAGTTGAACTTGAGTATGATAACTACAAGGGTACCTTTGTTTTTTGGGACAAGGACGTTATCCCTTACACGAAATTGAGTGCAAAGGAGTTACGAGCAGTTATGAAGGAG GCTGGTGAAGAGAATCCTACGATTTGGCCTATTCACCTCGATGTGTTGTTGAACAAACAAATGGTTTTCCGAGTCAAGTATCAATCGAGTTTCGAGCAGTTCTCTATCGTCGCAATACTTAACGATGACAACCTTTTCAACACTTTTGATAACCACCTCTGCCCCAATGAG CTTACTTCAAATGCTGCTGTTGTGGGTAATGAATCCAACACTCCTACTGATCATCCAATCCAACCAATT GTTACACATTCTGATGACTTAGAGCTAACTGCACAGCCAGCCTTGGATGCAAACTGTTCAGGGAGCCCAACTGCAAGCTCTAGCTCCACTCCGGCCAAGCGGGTTGCTGCATCAACCTATGTTAATGAACCCATTCTGGCTGCAGAACTGACCCCTAAGCAATCTGCTACCAAAGCCAAGGCTGGGAAGAAAATTAAGCATATCAAGAAGGAGTAA
- the LOC131613826 gene encoding uncharacterized protein LOC131613826 produces the protein MERPDKNELGKKARARRSLVLKENRSKRPKYSPHQPISMDTNHVSPISMTPRQPLADLTPSIQNQYSQSHLTNEAFYNTRLLQGSEPSPSRHGFKTNLRTSHIETLGTNLLSKFSSSAAVFDFGSSSNTPTLETSYIGSGSNSDTNLIKQLDTTALQRQPAKKPVSAVSQIVRAKANTPARGWPRQQLGVPNIANHLSKNVPIQTNPTGTDTPKMSMQTATIHPVTNGVNLAVPHIVELEANEQPTSAATHPNQTTNSFCPNNNKQAKGRPRKQLGVPNLAINLSKKFAVQTNAQQTQSQRYTPDSTSQHRSDSRSSIPNMQFDQTKKQPYRNIDTSVSQTTHSANHRPEPSCPVFTSAVNLDFESDSGEDRDYDPFATYLSKDDEWLESEDVAAPFTIHDNYSETSEDYYDVGDLLIECRYCKAMMWCQERMHKSSNAANPKFMLCCGNGKVELPLLEQPPKVLAKLLFDNDNLDSKKFQHQIRVYNMMFAFTSPGAKLDNRFNNGRGPPTIRIQGQTCHRIGSLLPPQGQKPKFAQLNSKNIDEMVVQHLSDMLYECNPHAKSFQMARQWLDNGESQNLKLRLISNRSADGRVYNKPTVSEVAALVVGDIDTAEMRDIIMQTKGGQLQRINELHASYMDFQYPLIFPYGEDGYRPDVAHRDLPIHENSIRNRLTIREWLAFRIQTRFTEAKTLLSSRRLFQQFLCDGYTMLESEKLEWLRKNQPKLRVSKYKSLNEEGDQSQAPGSSIGKRVFLPSSFVGGRRFMDQLYYDGMAICSKVGFPDLFITFTCNPNWPEIQRVLGPLQLKPQDRSDIISRIFKIKFDQLLADLTKKGVLGKVLAYMYTIEFQKRGLPHAHILIFLHPSNKYPRPEDIDKIISAEVPDPLTHPRLYNLVKSHMVHGPCGLVNVNSPCMKDRKCSKYFPKKFQPSTIVDQDGYPIYRRRNNGHTIEKNGVIFHSGHIVPHNPSLLLKYNAHINMEWCNQSTSIKYLFKYINKGSDRISAVIHGSNKDNIDEIKQYLDCRYISPSEACWRIFSYSIHGRKPAVERLYFHMEGENSVYYKDYEQVGDVLLKPSVTESMFTSWFESNKTYEEARLLTYGDFVSKFIYHKRSRSWKPRKRGYTIGRLIWVPQSTGLTLTDTELKELTLMAIETLLQNNNKSLKDFKPMPYPKDFVVSFIGNRLLYDERQYNVHEQQQCFANLYSSLTDEQRNIFHEIMDAVEKQRGGVFFLYGYGGTGKTFMWNTLSAALRSKKKIVLPVASSGIASLLLPGGRTAHSRFKILVPTLENSICNINKKDDLAELLKVTDLIIWDEAPMANKFCFESLYKSLKDIMSGMPNASQQIFGGKVVVFGGDFRQILPVIPRGTRSDIIHATINSSYIWDHCKVLKLTKNMRLQYGISDSTIDDIRSFSEWILSIGDGTMCEPNDGYADICILDEFLISNFSDPIKAIVEDTYPDLIPNYLDSDYLQSRAILASTIEVVDDINKYITNLLPREDKEYFSSDSIDKSDATNFDAYEHVTPEFLNVLKTSGLPNHSIRLKVGVTIMLMRNLDQSEGLMSLSPSQSPWPFKLVRRQIPIMVSFAMTINKSQGQSLDHVGLYLPKEVFSHGQLYVAISRVKSKKGLKILIHDKDIEPMCNTTNVVFKEVFQNL, from the exons ATGGAACGTCCTGATAAAAATGAACTTGGGAAAAAAGCAAGAGCGCGAAGATCTTTGGTTTTGAAGGAGAACCGTTCAAAGCGTCCTAAATATAGTCCTCACCAACCGATAAGTATGGATACAAATCATGTGTCGCCTATCTCAATGACACCAAGACAACCATTGGCCGACCTGACTCCGTCAATTCAAAACCAATATTCTCAATCCCACCTAACTAACGAGGCATTTTATAATACACGACTTCTTCAAGGTTCCGAACCAAGCCCATCAAGACATGGTTTTAAAACAAATTTGCGGACGTCCCATATAGAGACTTTAGGAACAAATTTATTGTCTAAGTTTTCTTCCAGTGCGGCCGTGTTTGACTTTGGAAGTTCATCTAATACACCAACATTAGAAACTTCTTATATTGGGTCAGGAAGTAACAGTGACACTAATTTAATTAAACAGCTTGACACAACCGCACTTCAAAGGCAGCCTGCAAAAAAACCGGTCTCTGCGGTATCTCAAATTGT AAGAGCAAAAGCGAACACGCCGGCACGGGGCTGGCCTAGACAGCAGTTGGGGGTTCCAAATATAGCAAATCACTTGAGCAAGAATGTGCCTATCCAAACAAATCCGACTGGGACAGATACTCCTAAAATGTC GATGCAAACTGCCACTATTCATCCCGTCACCAATGGAGTCAATCTCGCAGTACCTCACATAGTAGAACTGGAGGCGAATGAACAACCTACCTCAGCTGCAACACATCCCAACCAGACAACCAATTCATT CTGtccaaacaacaacaaacaaGCTAAGGGTCGGCCTAGGAAGCAATTGGGAGTTCCCAACCTGGCTATCAACTTGAGCAAAAAGTTTGCGGTACAAACGAATGCGCAACAAACACAGTCTCAAAGATACACACCGGACTCAACATCACAACATAG GAGCGACAGTCGATCGAGCATTCCTAATATGCAATTTGATCAAACCAAGAAACAACCTTACAGAAATATTGATACTTCTGTCTCACAAACCACACATAGTGCCAATCATAGACCGGAGCCGTCATGTCCTGTTTTTACGTCAGCCGTCAATTTGGATTTTGAGAGCGACTCTGGAGAGGATAGAGACTATGACCCGTTCGCAA CATATTTATCCAAAGATGACGAATGGTTAGAATCGGAAGATGTTGCAGCACCCTTTACAATTCACGACAACTATAGCGAAACTTCCGAAG ATTATTACGATGTCGGTGACCTTCTAATAGAATGTCGGtattgtaaagcaatgatgtgGTGTCAGGAAAGGATGCACAAAAGTTCCAATGCTGCCAATCCGAAATTTATGCTTTGTTGTGGAAATGGGAAAGTAGAACTTCCATTGCTAGAACAGCCTCCAAAAGTACTTGCAAAGCTGTTGTTTGATAATGATAACTTAGATAGCAAGAAGTTCCAACATCAGATCCGAGTTTACAATATGATGTTTGCCTTCACATCACCTGGAGCAAAGTTGGACAATCGTTTTAACAATGGACGCGGGCCTCCGACAATAAGGATACAAGGTCAAACATGTCATCGAATTGGGAGTTTGTTACCTCCACAAGGTCAAAAACCGAAATTTGCTCAACT GAACTCCAAAAACATTGATGAAATGGTTGTCCAACATTTGTCTGATATGTTGTACGAATGCAATCCTCATGCTAAGAGTTTTCAAATGGCAAGGCAATGGTTAGACAATGGTGAAAGTCAAAACCTTAAGCTGAGACTAATTTCAAATAGATCCGCAGATGGGAGAGTATATAATAAACCTACTGTTTCTGAAGTTGCTGCCTTGGTTGTCGGTGATATTGACACAGCAGAAATGAGGGATATCATAATGCAAACAAAAGGAGGACAGCTTCAGAGAATCAATGAGCTTCATGCAAGTTACATGGATTTTCAAtatcctttgatttttccttacgGTGAAGACGGTTATAGGCCTGATGTAGCTCATAGAGACTTGCCCATCCATGAAAACAGCATAAGAAATAGACTTACCATTAGAGAATGGCTTGCATTTCGCATTCAAACAAGGTTTACTGAGGCTAAGACTTTATTATCTTCTAGAAGGTTGTTCCAACAGTTTTTGTGCGATGGTTACACAATGTTAGAATCCGAGAAGTTAGAATGGCTTAGAAAAAATCAACCAAAGCTCAGGGTCTCCAAGTACAAGTCTCTAAATGAGGAAGGTGATCAGAGTCAAGCTCCTGGGTCAAGCATAGGCAAAAGAGTTTTTTTACCATCCTCCTTTGTCGGCGGTCGTAGGTTTATGGATCAATTGTATTATGATGGTATGGCCATTTGTAGCAAAGTTGGCTTTCCTGATTTGTTCATTACATTTACCTGCAACCCAAATTGGCCTGAGATACAAAGAGTACTTGGTCCTCTTCAGTTGAAACCACAAGATCGGTCGGACATCATTTCTAGAAtattcaaaatcaagtttgatcAATTGCTAGCTGACTTAACCAAGAAAGGTGTGCTAGGAAAAGTGCTTGCCT ATATGTACACCATTGAGTTTCAAAAGAGAGGGTTGCCGCATGCCCATATTTTGATCTTTTTGCATCCTTCAAACAAATATCCTAGACCCGAAGACATTGACAAGATAATTAGTGCTGAAGTGCCCGATCCCTTAACACATCCTCGGTTGTACAATTTGGTCAAATCTCATATGGTTCATGGTCCTTGTGGTTTAGTAAATGTTAATTCACCTTGCATGAAAGATAGGAAATGCTCCAAGTATTTCCCAAAAAAATTTCAACCGAGCACTATAGTGGACCAAGATGGATATCCTATTTATAGAAGAAGAAACAACGGTCACACGATTGAAAAAAATGGGGTCATCTTTCATAGTGGTCATATTGTTCCTCACAATCCAAGTTTATTGTTGAAGTACAATGCCCACATCAACATGGAATGGTGCAATCAAAGTACTTCtatcaagtatcttttcaaataCATAAACAAAGGTTCTGATCGAATTTCAGCTGTCATTCACGGTTCTAACAAAGACAACATTGACGAGATCAAGCAATATCTGGATTGTAGATACATCTCCCCAAGCGAGGCATGTTGGAGGATATTTTCATATTCTATACACGGAAGAAAACCAGCCGTAGAGAGATTGTACTTTCACATGGAAGGTGAAAACTCCGTTTACTACAAAGACTATGAGCAAGTTGGTGATGTGTTACTCAAACCAAGTGTAACCGAGTCAATGTTTACATCTTGGTTTGAATCTAACAAAACTTACGAAGAAGCTAGATTACTAACTTACGGTGactttgtttctaaatttatttatcATAAACGAAGCCGAAGTTGGAAACCAAGGAAACGAGGGTATACCATTGGAAGACTTATTTGGGTTCCTCAAAGCACAG GGTTGACACTAACTGATACGGAGCTAAAGGAACTTACTTTAATGGCTATTGAAACACTATtacaaaacaataataaaagtTTGAAAGATTTCAAGCCAATGCCATATCCCAAGGATTTTGTTGTTTCCTTTATAGGAAACCGACTTCTATACGATGAACGTCAATACAATGTTCATGAACAACAACAATGTTTTGCTAATTTGTACTCATCTCTCACAG ATGAACAAAGAAACATTTTTCATGAAATAATGGATGCTGTCGAGAAGCAACGAGGTGGGGTCTTTTTCTTATATGGCTATGGAGGAACTGGTAAGACCTTTATGTGGAACACTTTATCGGCTGCACTTAGGTCTAAGAAAAAAATTGTCTTGCCGGTTGCATCAAGTGGGATTGCAAGTTTATTGTTACCAGGTGGCCGAACAGCTCATTCTAGGTTTAAGATTCTTGTCCCTACTTTAGAAAATTCTATTTGCAACATTAACAAAAAAGATGATCTTGCTGAGCTTCTAAAGGTGACCGATCTTATAATATGGGATGAAGCTCCTATGGCTAACAAATTTTGCTTTGAATCTCTTTAtaaatccttgaaagatattatgaGTGGAATGCCTAATGCATCTCAACAAATATTTGGAGGTAAGGTTGTCGTCTTTGGTGGTGATTTCAGACAAATTCTCCCCGTTATACCAAGAGGTACTAGATCTGATATTATCCATGCAACAATCAATTCTTCTTATATTTGGGACCACTGTAAAGTCTTGAAGCTTACAAAGAACATGCGGTTACAATATGGTATAAGTGATTCTACTATTGATGACATTAGGAGCTTTTCAGAATGGATTTTAAGTATTGGGGATGGGACCATGTGTGAGCCGAATGATGGTTATGCTGATATTTGTATTCTAGATGAGTTTTTAATTTCAAACTTTTCCGATCCCATTAAGGCAATTGTGGAGGATACCTACCCTGATCTTATTCCTAACTATCTTGATTCGGACTATCTCCAAAGTCGTGCAATCTTAGCTTCAACAATTGAAGTAGTTGATGATATCAACAAATATATCACAAACCTTCTTCCAa GAGAAGACAAGGAATACTTCAGTAGCGATTCTATAGATAAATCTGATGCTACTAACTTTGATGCATATGAGCATGTCACACCTGAATTCCTTAATGTTCTCAAAACTTCTGGATTGCCTAATCATTCAATTAGGTTGAAAGTTGGCGTCACAATAATGTTAATGCGTAATTTAGACCAGTCTGAAGGCTT GATGTCATTGTCTCCATCACAGTCACCATGGCCATTTAAATTGGTTAGACGCCAAATCCCCATTATGGTTTCCTTTGCCATGACTATTAACAAGTCTCAAGGACAGTCTCTTGACCATGTTGGTTTGTATTTGCCAAAAGAGGTTTTTAGTCATGGTCAATTATATGTCGCAATCTCAAGAGTTAAGTCAAAAAAAGGATTAAAGATTCTTATTCATGATAAGGATATAGAACCAATGTGTAACACCACTAACGTTGTTTTCAAAGAAGTGTTCCAAAACTTGTGA